In Panthera tigris isolate Pti1 chromosome C1, P.tigris_Pti1_mat1.1, whole genome shotgun sequence, the following proteins share a genomic window:
- the MMP23B gene encoding matrix metalloproteinase-23 produces MGLGACVSSAASGARAQAGRLGAVLGALCLLPVLMMLARLGAPSARLAASAVQGDLAAPNPAGVLATPGPGPLPLQAPRRRRYTLTPARLRWDHFNLTYRILSFPRNLLSPSETRRGLATAFRMWSDVSPFSFREVAPEQPSDLRIGFYPVNHTDCLVSALHHCFDGPTGELAHAFFPPHGGIHFDDSEYWVLGPTRYSWKKGVWLTDLVHVAAHEIGHALGLMHSQHGRALMHLNATLRGWKTLSQDELWGLHRLYGCLDRLFVCTSWARRGFCDTRRRLMKRLCPSSCDFCYEFPFPTVAATAPPPRTKTRLVPEGRNVTFRCGQKILHKKGKVYWYKDQEPLEFSYPGYLALGEAHLSIIANAINEGTYTCVVRRRQRVLSTYSWRVRVRG; encoded by the exons ATGGGCCTCGGGGCCTGCGTGTCCTCGGCGGCGTCGGGGGCCCGAGCCCAGGCTGGCCGGCTGGGAGCTGTGCTGGGTGCCTTGTGCCTGCTGCCCGTGCTCATGATGCTGGCCCGGCTGGGGGCCCCCTCGGCCCGGCTGGCAGCCAGCGCAGTGCAG GGAGATCTCGCCGCACCCAATCCCGCGGGTGTCCTCGCTACCCCGGGACCTGGTCCTCTGCCCCTCCAGGCGCCCCGCAGACGCCGCTACACGCTGACCCCCGCCAGGCTGCGCTGGGACCACTTCAACCTCACCTACAG gattctctccttcccacgGAACCTGCTGAGCCCCAGTGAGACCCGGCGGGGCCTGGCCACCGCCTTCCGCATGTGGAGCGACGTGTCCCCCTTCAGCTTCCGAGAGGTGGCCCCCGAGCAGCCCAGTGACCTCCGCATAG GCTTCTACCCCGTCAACCACACGGACTGCCTGGTCTCTGCCCTGCACCACTGCTTTGACGGCCCGACAGGCGAGCTGGCCCACGCCTTCTTCCCCCCGCACGGGGGCATCCACTTCGATGACAGCGAATACTGGGTCCTGGGCCCCACGCGCTACAGCTGGAAGAAAG GCGTTTGGCTCACCGACCTGGTGCACGTGGCGGCCCACGAGATCGGCCACGCGCTGGGCCTGATGCACTCGCAGCACGGCCGGGCTCTCATGCACCTCAACGCCACGCTGCGTGGCTGGAAGACGCTGTCGCAGGATGAGCTGTGGGGGCTGCACCGACTCTACG GCTGCCTGGACCGACTGTTTGTGTGCACATCCTGGGCACGGAGGGGGTTCTGTGACACCCGCCGGAGACTTATGAAGAGGCTCTGTCCCAGCAGCTGTGACTTCTGCTACG AGTTTCCCTTCCCCACGGTGGCTGCCACTGCACCGCCACCCAGGACCAAGACCAGGCTGGTGCCCGAGGGCCGGAACGTGACCTTCCGCTGCGGCCAGAAGATCCTCCACAAGAAAGGCAAAGTGTA CTGGTACAAGgaccaggagcccctggaattcTCCTACCCTGGCTACCTGGCGCTGGGCGAGGCGCATCTGAGCATCATCGCCAACGCCATCAACGAGGGCACGTACACGTGCGTGGTGCGCCGGCGGCAGCGGGTGCTCAGCACCTACTCCTGGCGGGTCCGCGTGCGGGGCTGA